The nucleotide window GAGGTTGGCAAGGGCCGCAGCAACCCGGCGTGTCCCCTCGGCAAATGCCGGGATCTCATAGACGCCCATCGGCCCGTTCCAGATGACGGATCGCATGCCTGCAAGTTCACGGCAGAACTCGTCGGCGGTCTTGGGCCCGATATCGGCGACTGCCCAGCCATCCGGGATTGCATCGGCGGAGACGACCTGAAATGGGGTGCCTGCTTCCAGCCGCTCTGCAACAACGACGTCCCGGGGCAGAAGGAGGCGGACGCCGCGCTCCGCTGCCTTCGCCTCAAGGAATCTTGCGGCATCCAGGCAGTCGGTCTCGACGTAGGACGCACCGGTCCCGTACCCCCTTCCTGCAAGGAATGTCGTCGCCATGCCTCCCCCGATGAGGAGGAGGTTCACCCGGGAGATGATATTCTCTAGGACCTCCAGTTTCTCGCTCACCTTGGCCCCGCCGATCACGGCAGCAGACGGCCGCTCAGGATCTTTGAGGATCCGCGCAAACGTGTTCACCTCCCTCTCGAGCAGGAGCCCCGCCACGGCGGGGAGGTATTTTGGGACGCCCACGATCGATGCATGGGCCCTGTGTGAGGCTCCGAAAGCGTCGTTGACGTAGATATCCGCAAGCCCGGCGAGATTCTGTGCGAATGAAGCGTCATCCGCCTTCTCCTCCGGATGGAACCGGAGGTTCTCGAGAATGATGATATCCCCGCCGCTCATCCCGGCGACCGTGCTCTCGACCTCCGGCCCGATGCAGTCCTGGAGCGCCATGACCGGCCGACCGAGAAGCAGGGAGAGCCTGTTTGCGACGAGGGCAAGACGCAGCCGTTCAACGACCACACCCTGCGGCCGGTCCAGGTGGGAGCATATGATGACCCGTGCGTCCCGTTCGCAGAGGTAGCGTATCGTGGGCAGACTGGCTCTGATCCTGGTGTCATCGGCGATGGTGCCGTCTTCATCGAGCGGCACGTTGAGATCGGCACGAAGAAGCACCCGTTTACCTCTGACGTCGATATCCCGGATAGTCTTCTTTCTCCCAGGAATCACGTTCTGCATACTGGTACCCCCGGGTCAGCAGG belongs to Methanoculleus thermophilus and includes:
- a CDS encoding phosphoglycerate kinase, whose translation is MQNVIPGRKKTIRDIDVRGKRVLLRADLNVPLDEDGTIADDTRIRASLPTIRYLCERDARVIICSHLDRPQGVVVERLRLALVANRLSLLLGRPVMALQDCIGPEVESTVAGMSGGDIIILENLRFHPEEKADDASFAQNLAGLADIYVNDAFGASHRAHASIVGVPKYLPAVAGLLLEREVNTFARILKDPERPSAAVIGGAKVSEKLEVLENIISRVNLLLIGGGMATTFLAGRGYGTGASYVETDCLDAARFLEAKAAERGVRLLLPRDVVVAERLEAGTPFQVVSADAIPDGWAVADIGPKTADEFCRELAGMRSVIWNGPMGVYEIPAFAEGTRRVAAALANLNGTTVVGGGSTADAVRRFGLADEMTHVSTGGGAALVMLAGKPLPGVEALDDLEEA